The Periophthalmus magnuspinnatus isolate fPerMag1 chromosome 17, fPerMag1.2.pri, whole genome shotgun sequence sequence GTTTATGGACAAGCTTCAATACCTCAACTTTAAAGACTTGTATCTACAGCAGTACAACCAAACCCGTGTCTTCCTGAAGCTGCAAAAGTGGTTAAAATGACATCGACTGACATGTTCCCTTCATCTTGTTTCAATTCTTGGCTCCATTTGAACAGTCCACAATCACTTTAAAGGAGCCTCCTATATTAAGACTGTATACACACTTAAGCTGAAAGCACTAATTCTATCCATAGTTTTGAATTATCTACGTTTTCTAATGATGAACATAGATtgtacaaagttgttttttattctttgcTTGTTGTGCATGTTGTCAGGACAGATGGATGGTACACCATTATCACTGAACTGTTCACACCGGTGTAAAAAGTCAAGGCAGTGCTGACAGTTGTTGCCTATCGAAATGCACAATTAAACATTTGTAATAGTGATCCTTGTtttgtctgtataatccctcagtcggtatgatctatagcaaaagaaaattgaattctgtcaactggacaaaatagtgaagatatttggctgctcatccaataaTTGTTCAAATTTGGCAAAAtttgactcaggcacagtgtagttagctcctccttacAGAGTGTCCAccaggcagtgtccaccagtaatgtgaccagaaatgaagaagccgcttggatgagcagcaaaagccacttggatgagcagttcACTCTAAACTTTGGGATTTTCTTTTGCTGTCCTTGGTTTTCAGTTGGAGTCCACTGGTGGTCAATGTGTATAATGAAATGGTTTACCTCAGAATTGTGGAGAATGTAGAAAACCAGATATTGCTATATATAATTATACAGTGCTCCTCCTGCAGCACACCCCAGTACTGTATGAATAATATAAAGCATGCAGAAAACAGTGATCCAGAGTGAATGTTCACAATTTCTAAAAGAAGAGCTGGTGTGTAACTCTACAGCACTGAAACCTTGTACAGTTAACATAACTCAGTTACATCCTGTCAGTTATAAATGTTACAATAAAGCAAGATGCTGACTGTAGGACTTTAAGGAAAATCTTTAATTCTTTAAATAGCTTGAAGGATTCAAACAAAATAGAAGCTGGTCGTTTCCTACAAAATGAAAGTCTGTTTACAAGAAGAAAACAGCCTAAAATGGCGTGGCGCCAGGCGTCCACGGGACAGATATGTACAGGACAGTCTGCGGCTGAGAGGAATGTGCCGTCCATCCAGCCTCCACAAAGGCCAGAGCTTCAGAGAGCAGATCACAGCTGGGGCAGCTTCTCCACTGGTGTGTCAAACTTAAAGTCTGTGGGGAAGAGCTCTGCGGCGCGAGGGTAGATCAGCCGATAAGACTGTCGAATCGTCACATCCGCCACACCAGCGATGTCCCCAATCTCTGtccagagcacagagagagattAGAGGAGCCATTCAGGTAAACGGGGAGAATTACAATAACTTAAGCCAActtgtttaattattattaaaaaataattaatgaaaaaaaatgtagacaGTCTAGACATGCAActatacatgtgtgtacataGTCACAGGTGAGCAGAGTTGTTTAACCTTACTAGTCTAGTTGAAGTTAGTGTTTATTCATATACTTATAATAACACCATAAGCCTGTCCTAGAGCCTAgagggggggtgtgtgtgtgggtgtgggtgtgtgtgtgtgtgggggggggggggggggggggtgcgtgcgtGCAGGCTTTCTTacctttctgtgtctttttctcAGCTGAAGCCTGAGAGGCCATGTAGATGGCAGCAGCTGCCACAGAGATAGGGCTGCGCCCAGGCACCAGATCCATATCCACGGCCTTGCGGGCAATGTAGGTGGCTGCCATCTGCACCTGTTTGGGGAGGCCCAGATTGGAGCAGAAGCGGGACATAAAGTCTCCACTGGTGATCAGGTCCACACTGGTCTCCAGAGCCTTCAAGATCAGTTTGAAACAGCGACCAATCTCCTTCTTTGAGATCCTGGACACGGCACAAATCTCTGCAGAAACAAACATCAAATCAATGATAATGAgaaaattgtttttttattatttatttctaccCCCTTATATATTGCCAAGAAACATTGGAAAGTTTCTTTgataaaataagactaaaactCAATTCCATGTACTGAGCAGGCTGTCAGACCTTTGAACGTTCGTGGAACACCCTCCTGTCGACAGGCAATGTAGAGGCAGGCTGAGGCAATGGCATCGTTGGCTCGTCCCTTTAAACTCTTCTGTTCATAGACCTGTTTGAACAGGTTGTTTGTCCTGTCCTGAAcagcacagatacacacacattacagcTGCGTTAGGTCCTGATTTACTACAGTCTTTAAATGCACTCACCACGATGTTCCGGGGCAGGTTGATCCGATCGGCCATGGTACTGATCTCTTTGAAGGCGTTGAGCATGGCGCGGTCTGAACTGCTCATTGTTCGTCTGTTTTGGTATTTGGAGTTTCCAAATTCGTCAAAACTAGCTGCTCCTGTTCCCTGTGGACAATGGAACATGGATTTATACTGTGTACTTCCCACTtcccctgtcctcctgtcccctcGTCCCCTCCGTCCTCCTGTCCCCTCCGTCCTCCTGTCCCCTCCGTCCTCCTGTCCCCTCCGTCCTCCTGTCCCCTCCGTCCTCCTGTCCCCTCCGTCCTCCTGTCCCCTCCGTCCTCCTGTCCCCTCCGTCCTCCTGTCCCCTCCGTCCTCCTGTCCCCTCCGTCCTCCTGTCCCCTCCGTCCTCCTGTCCCCTCCGTCCTCCTGTCCCCTCCGTCCTCCTGTCCCCTCGTCCCGTCCCCCTGGAGCACAGACCTTGCTGATCATTGTGGTCAGGTCTCCTCCGTTGAGCAGAGGGTTCTGGGCGTCTCCCACTCGAGATGGGTCTTTGAGGGCTTTTTCATTTGAGAACGTTCTCCACTCAGAGCCTACGTCAATTACTCTGTCACCTGAGGAGATAAAAGAGAGCTATGAGAGCACATTATACCCAAAGATCAGATTTGACAGCATTTACAACAATGTCAGCTTGAaaaatacaactactacatGTAAAGTCTACCCTATCTGTAATTTCATGTACATAAAAAATGGAAACATCTGAGGTAAAGGTGTTAGCAGTTCAGTTGTTTCCATTTGTTCACATGCTCACTGGTTAAATAGGCAGTGACTAAAATTAGATCttgactaatcattttatttagattataaggatttatatgagacaacagcagaaaggagaagtgagtgagtgattGAGTGGGCTAAAGATTACATATTTATCTGTTAAAAGGCAGATTGtaaatgattttatattttataatgcttattttactattttatcaAAGTATATTTCAAAGTGTATTCTTATTGTGCAAACTGTACGTTTCAAATGTTCTTCCTTCTTTCATGCAGAAATGCACCCATCCATTTCCAGTGATGATAGGTGCAAGACACGATTCTTAGAAATGAGGCTTGTGTAACTGTCATGTAACATCCCATTTGTATGTGTGCAAGTCAAAAGGCAATAAAAGAGAAGCTGAGGGAAGTGGCAATTTGGTAGTTTGGGACGAGCCGTTACAAGCGCCACTACCCCTCTCGAGTAAAACCAGTCTCTGCCTTCTGTGTTGTATTCTCTTATCTAGATGAGTAGATGGAGAAAATATTGGCAAAGTGCCAATTGATTATTAATAACTGTGATTTTCTGACatagattaaacttgtgattcACAAATTTAATCTAATCTGATGaatctttatataaatgcattgtttcctagtacttttttttgcgcaaatagttgttttgcatgaacttcccctgcaggtgtagtcttgtgaatgCAGCTTGGGTCAGATATACAAAGATACGCAATAGGCTTGcaagcttttgccacaccccctttgTAGCCGATTGATTGgtcggcaggacatgtctttagtccaacAAGACTTTCCTTAATCAACTACAGCCCAAGAAACATCCAAGGTGAAGGTCTtatttgttctgttctgttgccatttgctaatatatatatattattgctttttttAACCAGTTTCTAAAATATCTATCCAACCACCATGTGCTAATGGTTTCTATGCAACTTAAACCTGCATTGAAACCATCATGCACTTGTGTAGTGTGGCCATCCTCATGTCAGCGACATCACACATACTGAACAGAGTAATGGCCGACTAAACGCAACCCTCCGCCTTCTCACTTGTGCCTGATGTTGGTGAGAATCAAATCTGTGCTGTAGTAATGCATTTATCTCTCCATCATTTTGTGCCTGTCTGAGGGAGAGGGGCTgaggagaggacacaggagaggGCTGGCGTTGCATCAGAGACTCCTGGGGCTTGTTAAGACTCACTTCCGCTGCTCTGGGAATACTGCAACATTTAACCATGTCGTCATTTGAAACACAAATCTATTACCTTCTCAAGACAGTAATGATACATGTCTTTGTCAACACCATTTTTGTCAGCAGAGAACAATTATTCAGTGTTGTAGAATGTAACCAAATCATCAGGTACCTAAAAGATATGGTACACTATAATGCATTATAGTAACAAAGGGGGTATTTGAAATTGATGGTTAGTGACAGCTACGTTTGTAACCACCAAACAGCCAAAGCAAAAATGCTCCAGATATGTTATAACTGCTTTCAGTGGAAGGTGTGAAAGGCCCATGTCATACTTtagtctagtcactaataatGACCAATTGTAATTGAAAGACTTATAACTGTTAACCGTTATCTGGACTACAATGACTACTAAACACATGCCAAGCGACGTGTTATAACAAGATACcagaattaaatcaaaatggaaGAAACTGTTGGAAATTTTCATCAGTAATACAATTTATTTGTGAATATTCTCCATCTAATCCtttgttaaattaaattaccatttggacattttaaaccatCTAACCCAGTGGCTCTCATATGCTTTACacaaagtaccaccaaagaaaagattttgcTTTCacagtaccaccagatctaaatcaagtACATAACAGGActgttccaggtctaatctgggactaaaccaggtctaaaagtgaacatcatttccactgtagttctaaacaagaaattatccaaaggatAATTggataaaattaactttaaatgaggtaaacccacaaactgaatgTGTTAATGTACAAGCTTATGTACAACTTACCAACAACAAGGCCACATTCTGGGCAGATCATGTCCCCGGCTCTGTAGTCCTCCACCAAACAGGCATCCGGATGGTTTGGACAGGTCACTCTGGGCAGGGACAGCCCATCTCCactgcaacaacacaaacaacccCAGGTTACTCTCAAGGAGTGTGGTCATGATACTAATATTTCAAGctctatttcaatactaaggaaaaggtTTGATACTTGCTACCAATTTTGATACAATAGACACTTATaagagaatgtaattttcagcacaaaatatTTTCAAGAAAGGTCATGGTTTATGGGATTTCTTCAGCATCAATACTTAAATTGAGTACATATTTTCAATACTGGTTTTAGTagtgattagtatctgatttttgaaacTTCAGATAACCCTACTTTTAAGCATTTAACATTAGTAACATGTTTTTCCCaagcaaaaaaaatctgtgagaTATTATGACAACAacattacaaaatgtattttcatgcatctttatttgtacaaggagagcccaatgagagtaccagaCTTTTTCATGAGAGGCCTGTTAAAACGCagtacaatacaaaaaacaaaaaaacataactgcaataggtccatttaaaacattaaaaacaggagcacgtgtgagtataaatgttcatCAGCGGATTATGAAAGTGCACTAGTGGCACCAGTGTGTCCTTTTTACAGGTCCTTGAAATGAATTCCATTTCTGGGAAGGAAAAtaaccaaacttttttttttcccccttttattTCTAGTGAGGACAGTTTTTtgacatagacaatcatgagatcttgtattaaaaattCCTgaatcaaagttcaacaaacaagtgagatattgagtcagtctATGAAgaagtcccttataaataacattatacagtgttgttctcgtctgacagatagtgatggccaaCTGACTTTTTCatagtgaacagtgatgggttttaaattcactgcctgttatgaaacgaagggctgagtgacaGAGCATATTTAAAGTAGACGCTGAAGTCcgcatgtatattatatctccattgtctagtacagaaagaaagattgCAATTTCtgttctgtaattcaatgggacaCAGCATTCGTTtgtataataaaatgatcattttgattttaaactgttacacaaTTCTGAGATGTTTTATAAAGGGTATGTTTTCATCAAGATATTTGTAGTTGATGACTATTTCAATCGACCTACCGTTTAATGTAAGATTTGTACATCAGttaaatgcatatatatatatataatatatatatatatataatatatatatatatatatatatatatatacatacacatttatacttttttggatttttgagggaattttggatttcattaaaatattacaGCAATGACACATTAaacaacattccaggcacactTAACCTTAAACCATCATTATGAGCATGTTTTCAAATTACAAGGGCAAAAGCAGTTTGTCAAATTTGATtcacattatatttaaaaaggtGACATTAACCTTCGCTATCCTAAGCTACATCAGTTATGCCAACCAGGAGCAAAACTATACAGATGCGCAATATTTACAGTAAAAGATAAtcaaaaatagtaataaaaaatctTCCATCTATTGACCATGTGTAATACCACAAAACAAATCTGAATGAGTAAAAACAAGGAAACACCCCTACCGTGTTTACGAACGACAAACAGTAAATCGATGACATGGCAAGCTGCCAACAACAACTTCTCTCCCAAGCTGTAGTTAGCTTCTGAAATGCTAGGACGAGCCGCCGGTAAatcaactaaactaaacacGTTAAATTTTACTTTAGCTAATAGCATAATAGCATAGttaaataaacagttaaaaccATGAAGCGCTTGCTGTAATTTAATGTGAATACACACAGGTAATTTCAGCAATCAAATACAGCATAGAAAAACGTTAGCCGCTAACTAGCCGCACAATACTACGCACTTTGAAGAGAAATAAAATCAGTAATCTTCAGATCAGCGTGGATATTTAAAGCGGCAAACAATTCGATAAGGAcggaataaaaacatacaagtaTCCAAGAAGGTCTGTGGTGGAATTAAAGCGTTATTGGAGTAAGTACGCACCGGCTTGTGGACGCCATGTCGTTCCTCTGTTCTGTGTAAAGAAACACAAATTGCACAACCTCTATTTATAGATTTTGGTGGTCACGTGGTCTGCAGACGACGGGAAGGCAAGTGGGCCAAAAACTACGAGGTACGATCTTTGTTCATGAATTTCAAAATGATGTGTTAgaaaaaagaaattattttacacaatacacaagaaacacatgttAAAAGTCTAGTTGTATTAAGTAGTATCTAGTACTAGTATCTATTTTCGGCTCATTATCTTATTACTATATTTAAATATCCTGATATAAGCTTAACAAAAGATCTATTGTGTATTGATGTGTTGTTAGAAAAAGCCATGGTTATGTCAAGGTAACTATTGTGATTCATGTCACAATATAATATAGAACAACTGTAACATATTAGATAAcggaaatgaaagaaaattggGGATTTTGCTGTTTGTTCATGGTATCAATAATCGtgtgataggttcacaacctatattacagttcaaaagagaagagaagacaagagagattattttgtctcaatattgaggagaaagagcggagaggcaaaaaaccccagttacaaaccaccaccctctctggggcccagaccgtctttcacctcttttattaaagttaggaaaccctagttacatacacatctgaagggggggggcatatactttgcaagcagtgtaaaaacatatgaggaaattcacagagaaatatattctgtttttgcatttccacaagGTCACTCTTTCCCTTCGCACAAAacatcccatgatgtttctgttttaggtttcacagtgaccttcttcccgtgggatcctgcactctcaaaagacattttctgcaagactcaagaacaaacattagtgcagattacatagtttacatagttgaatataatgactaaataaagagtgaacattacattatagtacctttaaaatgaacagtgagataacataatatacttgaatatatattttgaatccatcattgTGAATAATCGTAAAATCgcggtgtttttttgttttgtttttttgttgttgttgttgtttgttgtttttttccacttaaAGAAACAAATCTTAAAACTGTAGATGTATGCAAATCAGTGTAAATATAGTTTTAGCTCTTTTCTACTTACGAAAAGGCCTAAATATTCTGATATATGCTTAGCAAAAGATAAATGGTGCATTGAAAGTGTACAAAAATTACTTCAGGGGGAGAATTCCTGAAGGGAGATCTTGTTTTGTTGCAGATTTGTCATAACGCTGCTCTGTACCAGCCTGAGATTTCTCCTGCTCTTGGCTCTGTGCTCTCTGCAGACTGACATAAAGCATCCTTTCTGATGTCTGGCATTGGGATTAAAGTATTAAAGGTGCTTTATTTAActgtttctggtggagggcaaagcaatagcatcaccatggagacaagcaagcaggtggtggaccctcacAGTGCACCCttaaaataatatgaaatgTTTGCTACTGTCCCTCCCTGGTTACATATGGGCTACAGCGTGGCTCTAGAGACAAGCCAGTTGTTTTTTCAGTAGCTAACCTTTTAAGTAGGCCTCTATATTGTTGTGTGAAATGTGGCATTGAGCTATAGCCCCGTCATCCTGGTCTTTTTCATCTTTCTAGGagcacaaaaaatgaaaaaatatagatCATAGGGCAATAATGGACATGTGTGCCTAATAATAGTGATTGGAAGAATATTTTGAGAATGTTTTTAgtcacagaatactgaatacttgcattaaaatgtaatttgtaaTATATTCTGatacatgggccaatcagagtactgtattctgaatacactaaatgcttttacttcaagttgcattatattatagcgtaaaaacatgacataaaattacaaacagctttatttttgttgcagtgTTTGTTATTCCTttcattttagaaaagtaactgtaatctgaataaCACCAAATGGAAAAGGTAACTGTATCGTAATAGAGGTAGGCCTACTCTAAATGAATATTGACAATAAGTATTTTCGGTACATGCATTCAGCAATGACTCTATTGTTTCTCAATAGTTGGTGGTAGCTAGAAAAACTTGACTGATGGGAAATAATTGGGGAGTTTTACAAGGATTTTTGGCAgaaattgtttttttccctttaacatttatgtacaatttaaccagcaggtggcgctaaAATGACTACTAAAGTTGAGTTTGTTTTTGCTCCCTTTGCCAATGTTGTCAACCACTGAACAtaaagtcataatcaaagcaACATCAGTAAGACACCTATGCACCTAAGTTAtaactcgataccgattccgataccacaatgataataaaaacactctttctttagacaatagaatgtgattttcaacattaaatcaagtactttctttcatattattattatattgtattgttatatctatgtaatccctcagttgtccaggtaggttccatagtggtccattctaaagctgttcaggaaaggttcatttctgtcctgtgaatgcaacttttttagtatcgatacttgctcaaataagtatctagtttgatgcaagttttagtattgattagtatctgattttcaatacttttgacaacccctcTTCCAATCATTCTTCATATTTCCATGCTCTGACCCTCTTGACCAGGTGTGAACTGTTCAGTGCTCTGGGTCATTGATCTGTGGTGCTGTTGATATGAGGGCGTCCTGCTGTTTAAAACCTGTTTGTACAAGTCGACACCACACCAAACCTAACGTGAGAGCGTGGAGATGTATGATATAAGGAAGAATAACAGCTTACCTTGAAAATAATAGTGTTTGTAATAAAAACAGAGTGGAATGGGGTTGGAGTTAATGGCCCGATACAAACAGCAGGTGTGagaaaaacaactccagaatTGAATTTTCAAATGAGTGGAAATGTCAAATAGAATAGTTACATAGTCTACTACCCTAACAGCGCTATCTTGAATATTTGAAAGTTTTGCATTGTACAGGTCATTTTACACTCCTTATAATGTTCTCTGTCCCATCACTGATTACAGCAAGATACATGCAGTGACTTGGAGAGGTTTGAACCACCAATCCTATAAATACTGCAACTGCTTAAAGATACAATGTGctactttctggaggtggcatgtcacctgtatGATAATGAATAATACTAAGAGTGCATGCACTTTAGATTATTTAGTGCAAATAGACTTATTCCACAAACAGCTGAACCTGAGAGTGGACGGCTGTCTTTGTTGTTGTAGTGTTAGCATTGTGTAGCAGATTAGCTTGTGTGAGTGTTAGCCTTAAATAAATGCACTAAGCCCATACACTGAGCCCTGAGAGACAGCTGTGAGCGACACAGAGAGGAAACTCAGGCTCACTAAAAGTGTTTGTTGAACCAGTGAGTTTTGAAAAAGAAGGCCTCTGTGTGCCCAGATAGGAGGAGagtattttcaaatcaaatatagtttttactgataacagtgGTAATGCTTAATAACagaaacactggacatgatggatgaattctggaggttctgatcttAAAAGTATAAGAgcatacagtgcctttaatttaataattacaATTGCAGTTTTATAATTCATGTCCTAATATTTGACTGTTTAgtataaaacaataacaatgttTTTTACAAACTGAATATTTTCCAGGTGTGGATCACATGCAGTTGCTCAACTTAAAGATGTAATTGGTGAAGGCTCTGACATTTGCTCATCTCCAGACGTTATTTGCTTGtgagtgtttcacagtatggcattaaacttagcttTCTCCatctttatctccatggagataagccgGTGTCAAATACTGGCAAGTTAtagggtcagatctgtggataagCTTACAGTAGGCATGAATGTACATGCTTAGGtacatgaataaatgcaagatggatatgtttaatgctatactgtggaacttggtgactcatcagaaaagtttattttttatttatttatttaaaaaggggacaatgcacattaataaacattacaaaaaaataagttacatagtgcacctataaatcataaaaaaaaaaataaatactatactTAGAGAGTCTGTCTTAtgcacagtttttatttatgttataatgtggtttcctcatcagaacCACAGCTGGTTACACgctcgtttcattcacacacgtttaacacacagaccctgcatatttaagctgagttcttgtcccaaactgaaaacactctgttccaccttgtgatgtcatttatttatttatctttatttatacagggggacccaatgagagcacttgggctctctttttcatgggtgccctgtttaaaatacaacacaaaccgaaaaaacaatcaaaacaaataagtccatataaaacatcaataacaagtgcagatgtgtgtataaaagtttgttatcagattattaaattgcaattgtgtcaccaacgtgtcatTAAGTGGTGATACAAGAAGCACTCccctatgtttttaaactccatacacctttagtAGAATCATGTGGAAAATTACATTTCTGGAACTGCTGAACTCTGAagctacagctattgttttagtttCATTGAAACTCCTCGGTGCACCAGAAGCCACTGCAGATTTTCTGTGGCAAga is a genomic window containing:
- the gtf2b gene encoding transcription initiation factor IIB gives rise to the protein MASTSRGDGLSLPRVTCPNHPDACLVEDYRAGDMICPECGLVVGDRVIDVGSEWRTFSNEKALKDPSRVGDAQNPLLNGGDLTTMISKGTGAASFDEFGNSKYQNRRTMSSSDRAMLNAFKEISTMADRINLPRNIVDRTNNLFKQVYEQKSLKGRANDAIASACLYIACRQEGVPRTFKEICAVSRISKKEIGRCFKLILKALETSVDLITSGDFMSRFCSNLGLPKQVQMAATYIARKAVDMDLVPGRSPISVAAAAIYMASQASAEKKTQKEIGDIAGVADVTIRQSYRLIYPRAAELFPTDFKFDTPVEKLPQL